A single window of Acidobacteriota bacterium DNA harbors:
- a CDS encoding sigma-70 family RNA polymerase sigma factor codes for MPINDLYEETLRGNKPAREQLFEYLYASFHVFVRQKIVDAYDCEDVVQDAMAKIAAKIGSVQIMVSFAAWAHTVLKGEVLDYYRRKSSIRRKLEEISSQQDTSPLAEEDSTLIGRLKDCLAKMNKTNRRYARILNLRYQGYTTREVCRKIGVTRDNLYVMLSRARSMLKSCMDEGEIGR; via the coding sequence TTGCCTATTAACGACTTATACGAAGAGACTCTCAGAGGAAACAAACCGGCCAGAGAGCAGCTTTTTGAGTATTTGTATGCAAGCTTTCACGTCTTCGTCCGGCAAAAGATTGTGGACGCCTATGACTGCGAGGACGTAGTCCAAGACGCAATGGCAAAAATAGCTGCGAAAATCGGATCGGTGCAGATCATGGTAAGTTTCGCAGCTTGGGCACATACAGTGCTCAAGGGCGAGGTCCTTGACTACTACAGAAGGAAATCATCCATTCGGCGCAAGCTTGAGGAGATCTCCTCACAACAGGACACCTCGCCCCTGGCGGAAGAGGACTCAACGCTGATTGGCAGGCTTAAGGATTGTCTTGCGAAAATGAATAAGACAAACAGACGATATGCCCGGATATTGAACCTTCGTTATCAAGGTTATACTACCCGGGAGGTTTGCAGGAAAATTGGAGTCACACGAGACAATCTCTATGTGATGCTGTCAAGAGCCAGATCCATGCTCAAGAGTTGTATGGATGAAGGAGAGATTGGCCGGTGA